The proteins below are encoded in one region of Drosophila santomea strain STO CAGO 1482 chromosome 3R, Prin_Dsan_1.1, whole genome shotgun sequence:
- the LOC120452204 gene encoding putative fatty acyl-CoA reductase CG5065, with translation MDNAKVNTVEHQTDIYQDAVVFITGATGFVGKSLLEKLLWSFPQIKRIYMLIRPKGGVTVEERFRGFLQNPIFERLKSEHPTQLKKIFHFSGNIEDDNFGLNESDRSVLCAEVNIIFHSAATVRFNECLKVSARVNSQATYNLVELCRQMPHLRSFLYVSTAYCNPGRKYVDEQVYPTMPPVDWRQFLTATQKIPDDYLNRLADYIKGPHVNTYTFTKSIAEQIVNAYKDVIPIVIVRPSIVTAAYREPYPGWIDNIQAISGIMMEIGKGGISSILGDKDLICDIIPVDFVVNAMIMMVGRAKLGSLSICNATSGVTNPITWQHLGELTMKWSRIYPTRRMIMFPNFKYRCSAFKHELAVWVLHFVPALLMDLQTLLLAQKKRLVTPIAKKFRQACLAGSFFSLNEWIFKNKSRFHFKEVIENGTYPTLYWNLEELDYDEYVRRHMIGINKYLHREKFSVDSNKFMVTRIYWFWIFLHLIFYMLLVYITF, from the exons ATGGACAACGCCAAAGTGAATACTGTGGAGCACCAGACGGATATTTACCAAGATGCTGTGGTCTTTATAACGG GAGCAACTGGCTTTGTGGGAAAATCGCTGCTGGAGAAGCTGCTCTGGAGTTTTCCGCAGATCAAGCGGATCTACATGCTCATTCGACCAAAGGGCGGGGTTACAGTGGAGGAACGATTTCGAGGATTCCTTCAGAATCCCATTTTCGAACGCCTAAAATCGGAGCATCCAACGCAACTGAAGAAAATCTTTCACTTTTCTGGCAACATTGAGGACGACAACTTCG GTTTAAATGAGTCCGACAGATCGGTTTTGTGTGCCGAGGTCAACATTATTTTCCACAGTGCAGCAACA GTACGATTCAATGAGTGTCTAAAGGTGTCGGCTCGAGTCAATTCGCAGGCCACCTATAATCTTGTAGAGCTTTGCAGACAGATGCCTCATCTGAGG AGTTTTCTGTACGTTTCGACGGCCTACTGCAATCCGGGTCGCAAGTACGTGGATGAGCAAGTGTACCCCACCATGCCGCCGGTGGATTGGCGACAGTTTCTGACCGCCACCCAGAAAATACCCGACGACTATCTGAATCGCCTGGCCGATTATATAAAGGGTCCGCATGTCAACACCTACACCTTCACGAAGTCCATTGCCGAGCAGATTGTTAATGCATATAAGGATGTGATTCCCATTGTGATAGTGAGGCCCTCGATAGTCACTGCTGCGTATAGGGAGCCCTATCCCGGTTGGATTGACAACATCCAGGCCATCAGCGGGATTATGATGGAAATTGGGAAGGgcggcatcagcagcatccTAGGGGATAAGGATCTTATATGTGACATCATCCCTGTGGACTTTGTGGTCAATGCCATGATCATGATGGTCGGCAGGGCTAAATTAGGGAG CTTGAGCATCTGTAACGCCACTTCTGGAGTGACCAATCCAATCACCTGGCAGCATCTTGGAGAACTCACAATGAAGTGGTCCAGAATATATCCCACCCGGCGTATGATTATGTTTCCAAACTTCAAGTACAGGTGCAGTGCTTTTAAGCATGAGTTGGCTGTGTGGGTTCTTCACTTTGTGCCCGCCTTGCTAATGGACTTGCAAACGCTGCTGTTGGCCCAAAAGAAGCGACTGGTGACACCCATTGCCAAGAAATTCCGACAGGCTTGTCTAGCAG GTAGCTTTTTTTCGCTGAACGAGTGGATCTTCAAGAACAAGAGCCGCTTCCATTTCAAGGAGGTGATTGAAAATGGTACATATCCCACTCTCTATTGGAATCTCGAAGAGCTGGACTACGATGAGTATGTGCGGCGTCACATGATTGGGATCAACAAGTACCTGCACCGCGAGAAGTTCTCCGTTGACTCAAACAAGTTTATGGTGACCAG GATTTACTGGTTCTGGATATTCCTGCATTTGATTTTCTACATGTTGCTTGTCTATATAACATTTTAG
- the LOC120452190 gene encoding solute carrier family 22 member 3, with product MKEENLYQGWMPNMHRHVPFSLDLGHMATSFTCTDTKANDQTPPSKANKTVDGSDDDVIAHVLGDFGPWQLRSLLILFLCKIPAAWFMACILFTAPDLYPEEEYKCDARAFGPEVNSTVSLDHCYVMVNYGESGYAMRQCSKFLYTTGFHSLTMEFDLVCLCDFFVAWSQYWHLFGLLIGGVAATKLMRVLSPRQIYATGIWCLLMCSLLMGLVKDFSLHCGLRCLAAVSCCFMITSGLYIFGDITAGKYRVGAVLLYDCFWAVGLILLPGIASGAPSWQHIYLGVTLSLLVIVFLLPWTPDSPRWQLQHTKEGQLAIERTVRILLEAARTNERMHKVSKELPQLLEQLREMMLEPMPAVHWMHLWMGQRKSTFHLVAVHMALATFMVVNTGLLLHVRSFGREHLVSNTLAMGLAEILGCFLALHLTFNQRERKWQWAGGFAIVVGCIGSICWFLAEGNMPEVYGLTMGLLMASLPQAAVACAQSMIMACLGELVPLEQRSCLSFSAVTWARVWQLSASFLTLLRQVSPALSLSAFCLLAILGGLCTCCLVTRDKEQQPGGAAVNKRQQLIGLT from the exons ATGAAGGAGGAGAATCTTTACCAAGGCTGGATGCCTAATATGCACCGACACGTACCCTTTTCCCTGGATTTGGGCCATATGGCGACCAGCTTCACCTGCACCGATACCAAAGCCAACGATCAAACTCCACCTAGCAAAGCCAACAAAACGGTAGATGGCAGTGATGACGATGTGATCGCACACGTCCTGGGGGACTTTGGGCCTTGGCAACTGCGCTCCCTGCTCATCCTGTTCCTCTGTAAAATTCCCGCCGCCTGGTTCATGGCCTGCATCCTGTTCACAGCGCCGGATCTGTACCCGGAGGAGGAGTACAAGTGTGATGCGAGGGCTTTCGGGCCGGAGGTTAACTCTACCGTCTCGCTGGACCACTGCTATGTGATGGTTAACTACGGGGAGTCCGGCTACGCCATGCGCCAGTGTAGCAAGTTCCTCTACACCACGGGCTTCCACTCCCTGACCATGGAGTTCGATTTGGTGTGTCTGTGCGACTTCTTTGTGGCCTGGTCCCAGTACTGGCACCTCTTTGGCCTTCTAATCGGTGGAGTGGCGGCCACCAAGTTGATGCGGGTCTTGAGTCCCCGACAGATTTATGCAACTGGCATCTGGTGCCTTCTCATGTGCAGTCTGCTGATGGGTCTGGTCAAGGACTTCAGTCTGCACTGCGGACTACGATGCTTGGCTGCTGTTTCATGCTGCTTTATGATCACCTCCGGGCTTTATATAT TTGGTGACATAACAGCGGGAAAATATCGCGTTGGAGCAGTTCTACTTTACGACTGCTTCTGGGCTGTGGGCTTGATCCTACTCCCAGGCATAGCCTCTGGTGCTCCCAGCTGGCAGCACATATACTTGGGTGTAACTCTCTCCTTGCTGGTGATTGTCTTCCTGCTGCCCTGGACTCCGGATTCCCCGCGCTGGCAGCTGCAGCACACCAAGGAAGGCCAACTGGCCATCGAGCGAACGGTGAGAATCCTGCTGGAAGCAGCCCGTACCAATGAAaggatgcacaaggtatctAAGGAGTTACCACAGCTGTTGGAACAGCTGAGGGAAATGATGCTGGAGCCAATGCCCGCAGTGCATTGGATGCATTTGTGGATGGGGCAGCGGAAGAGTACTTTCCACTTGGTGGCTGTgcacatggcactagccacTTTCATGGTGGTCAACACCGGGCTGCTGCTCCATGTGCGGTCCTTTGGCAGGGAGCACCTGGTGTCCAACACATTGGCCATGGGCCTGGCCGAGATTCTGGGCTGCTTCCTGGCCCTGCACCTGACCTTCAACCAGAGGGAACGCAAGTGGCAGTGGGCCGGAGGATTTGCCATTGTGGTCGGCTGCATCGGTAGCATCTGTTGGTTCCTCGCCGAGGGTAATATGCCAGAGGTTTATGGACTCACGATGGGATTGCTGATGGCCTCGCTTCCCCAGGCGGCCGTGGCCTGCGCCCAGTCCATGATCATGGCCTGCTTGGGCGAGTTGGTGCCATTGGAGCAGCGTAGTTGCCTCTCATTTTCCGCCGTCACGTGGGCGAGGGTGTGGCAGCTCTCCGCCTCTTTTCTCACGCTGCTCAGGCAGGTGAGCCCCGCCCTCTCCCTGTCCGCCTTCTGTCTTCTGGCCATCCTGGGCGGCCTCTGCACATGTTGCCTGGTCACGCGGGACAAGGAGCAGCAACCGGGAGGAGCTGCGGTTAATAAGAGACAGCAACTAATAGGGCTTACGTAA
- the LOC120453547 gene encoding solute carrier family 22 member 13, which yields MVNPSPDRGGESTGPHILPNEMENDLDKRVATPPPAPASSDVIADVVGDFGIWQLRTILIIFLCKIPAAWFMACIIFTGPELYPGSEFTCDTSYMTSSSNSSFSVSDNQCYIRDELTGTSSECEQFTYVSSFDSLIMQFNLVCLRDIFVAWTQYWHLFGVLVGGVVGTKMMLGISPRSTYCVGAVAQILCGVVTGYARDFSLHCAFRCLSAVCCAIMFTAGQAIFADITAGMHRIGAIILYDTFWSIGVILLPGLSSFFNSWSLIYVGITFPTVMLILLLYWTPDSPRWLLRHAVNRFSIDNVEEIVREGAAINDRSFKIPPDFRMQLEQLSERLKTQPPPAPWRELWKGKRAKTHMVAAHLALAFFVINFMGMLLNIRSFGRDYLVPNTIAMGFSEIIGCFLALHFALKHNKWKWQCAGVFNILAGILGCMGWIFTNADSMDADLKVSLWMIIATIPKAAVSCAQSMILACMNELMPANKKQLFVFSVVTWARVWLLSAPFFNVLKKIDTAMSLTSYCVFSILGGICTSLLLTPRTSVSPVVPHLEPSNKKEQSPLNAPVWTVESDVNNTRL from the exons ATGGTCAATCCGTCGCCCGATCGAGGTGGAGAATCCACTGGCCCCCACATCCTCCCCAATGAGATGGAGAATGACCTGGACAAGAGGGTGGCAACGCCACCTCCTGCCCCTGCGAGTAGCGATGTCATCGCCGATGTTGTGGGCGACTTTGGAATCTGGCAGCTGAGAACCATCCTCATCATCTTCCTGTGCAAAATCCCCGCCGCCTGGTTCATGGCCTGCATCATCTTCACTGGACCGGAACTCTATCCCGGCTCGGAGTTCACCTGCGACACCAGTTATATGactagcagcagcaactccagTTTCAGTGTATCGGATAACCAGTGCTATATCAGGGACGAACTCACTGGCACGAGCTCCGAATGCGAGCAGTTCACCTACGTCTCCAGTTTCGACTCCCTGATCATGCAATTCAATCTGGTCTGTTTGAGGGACATCTTCGTAGCCTGGACTCAGTACTGGCATCTGTTCGGAGTTCTTGTAGGCGGCGTTGTGGGCACCAAGATGATGCTGGGAATAAGCCCGCGGAGCACCTATTGTGTAGGAGCTGTAGCCCAGATTTTGTGCGGAGTAGTCACTGGATACGCCAGGGATTTCAGTCTCCACTGCGCCTTCCGTTGCCTCTCTGCTGTCTGTTGTGCGATCATGTTCACAGCTGGTCAAGCAATAT TTGCCGACATCACGGCGGGAATGCATCGAATTGGTGCCATTATCCTATACGACACTTTCTGGTCCATTGGCGTCATCCTATTGCCAGGACTCTCCTCGTTCTTCAACAGCTGGTCCCTGATCTACGTGGGCATTACATTCCCCACTGTCATGCTGATCTTGCTGCTCTACTGGACCCCGGACTCACCTCGCTGGCTGCTCCGGCACGCCGTGAATCGCTTCTCCATCGACAATGTGGAGGAGATCGTGCGTGAGGGAGCGGCGATCAATGATCGCTCGTTCAAGATCCCTCCGGATTTCCGGatgcagctggagcagctaAGTGAGCGCTTGAAGACTCAACCCCCTCCGGCTCCTTGGCGGGAGTTGTGGAAGGGAAAGCGGGCCAAGACGCACATGGTAGCTGCCCACTTGGCACTGGCCTTCTTCGTCATCAATTTCATGGGCATGCTGCTCAACATAAGATCATTTGGCAGAGACTATCTGGTACCGAACACTATAGCCATGG GTTTCTCTGAAATCATTGGCTGCTTCTTGGCGCTCCACTTTGCACTCAAGCacaacaaatggaaatggcaatgtGCAGGggtgtttaatattttagctGGAATCCTTGGTTGCATGGGCTGGATCTTCACCAATGCGGACTCAA TGGATGCTGATCTAAAGGTGAGCCTCTGGATGATCATCGCCACCATTCCCAAGGCGGCTGTTTCGTGTGCCCAGTCGATGATCCTGGCCTGCATGAACGAACTGATGCCGGCGAACAAGAAGCAGCTCTTCGTCTTCTCCGTAGTTACCTGGGCCCGGGTGTGGCTCCTCTCAGCTCCGTTTTTCAACGTCCTGAAGAAGATCGACACGGCCATGTCGCTGACTTCGTACTGTGTATTTAGTATTTTGGGCGGAATCTGCACCAGCCTGCTCCTCACGCCCAGGACTAGTGTGTCGCCGGTTGTGCCGCACTTGGAGCCGAGCAACAAGAAGGAGCAGTCCCCATTGAACGCCCCAGTGTGGACCGTCGAGTCCGATGTGAACAATACTCGATTGTAG
- the LOC120453983 gene encoding solute carrier family 22 member 19, translating into MPDSQSTGSFPRKSSPELDVVEQVNGSFGRWQLRTILLIFLCKIPSAWFTTIIIYTAPYPWKGELVCHPADWNVSRSQADHVDRNHALWQDARSTDRLFNVDVCNAYSDSLARGFVRRHGQEWNASESQEPGGQPSLPCAHVEHRTDYKSLISQFDLICSRRVLVALTQSFHALGALIGGLMAHSALKKISPRRLMLLGMIGQIFCGNLTGLVDTYQLHIYFRCLTSIFCALMYTSGQFILNDITSGKARIIVVTLSELFWSMGLVLLPAISIYFDNWSYLYVAISSSLIVLVWLHRWIADAPRWLLRHQRVEAALRQLLESATYNNQKVPLTLDVQLTMYANDLDQKSKQKHSYCQVWDGETKRSQLVYIHLIWGGAMVLYNIILLMIRNLGAEQVHVNTAAMGFAEMVGIFVGLYLILYTRRHWRWAGNLMIMAGLSTYLVWLLPETERNSRRVGLELVFWLILKIGNSASIAVLTTCTSEIVSKEKRVLLMLSVISFSRVCLVFCPLLSCLTVIHHLVPITILATMGWVYGLALRRLNRYYWNTEQPQISQVPTPNTYRRQSAIILRRCSTLSSDCSAYSNELLSNFERNMAVSIADIWHINFHPSSEIELAVDRNGGEAHRAHSSETI; encoded by the exons ATGCCGGATTCGCAGTCGACGGGTAGCTTTCCGAGGAAGTCCTCTCCAGAACTGGACGTGGTGGAGCAGGTTAACGGCAGTTTTGGCCGCTGGCAGTTGCGCACCATCCTGTTGATATTCCTCTGCAAGATTCCCAGCGCATGGTTCACAACCATCATTATCTATACGGCACCGTATCCCTGGAAGGGAGAACTCGTTTGCCACCCGGCGGATTGGAATGTTAGCCGGTCACAGGCGGACCATGTGGACCGGAACCATGCTCTTTGGCAGGATGCTCGCAGCACGGATCGGCTCTTTAATGTGGACGTGTGCAATGCGTATTCCGATTCCCTGGCCCGAGGGTTCGTGCGTAGACATGGTCAGGAGTGGAACGCCTCGGAATCACAGGAACCAGGTGGCCAACCTTCGCTGCCCTGCGCGCACGTGGAACATCGAACTGACTACAAGTCCCTGATCAGTCAGTTTGATTTAATCTGCTCCCGTCGCGTGCTAGTGGCTCTGACGCAATCTTTTCATGCACTTGGTGCCCTCATTGGCGGACTCATGGCCCATTCTGCTCTCAAGAA AATCAGTCCGCGTCGCTTGATGCTGCTGGGCATGATTGGACAGATATTTTGCGGTAATCTCACCGGCTTAGTGGACACATATCAGTTGCATATCTACTTCCGCTGCCTCACTTCCATATTTTGTGCTCTCATGTACACTTCCGggcaatttattt TGAACGACATTACCTCGGGTAAGGCTCGCATCATAGTGGTTACTTTATCGGAGCTCTTCTGGTCCATGGGTCTCGTCCTGCTGCCCGCCATATCGATATACTTTGACAACTGGAGCTACCTGTACGTGGCCATCTCGTCCTCCCTCATTGTGCTTGTATGGCTGCATCGTTGGATAGCTGATGCTCCTCGCTGGCTGCTGCGGCATCAGCGAGTGGAGGCTGCCCTGCGGCAGCTGCTGGAATCAGCCACATACAATAACCAGAAGGTTCCACTTACCCTCGATGTTCAGCTCACGATGTACGCCAATGACCTGGACCAGAAATCCAAACAGAAGCACAGCTACTGCCAAGTCTGGGATGGCGAGACGAAACGCAGCCAGCTCGTGTACATCCATCTGATCTGGGGCGGTGCTATGGTGCTGTATAACATCATTCTGCTGATGATTCGAAACCTGGGCGCCGAACAAGTGCATGTAAACACAGCGGCCATGGGATTTGCTGAGATGGTGGGCATTTTTGTTGGTCTCTATCTGATCCTATACACGCGTCGTCATTGGCGGTGGGCAGGAAATCTGATGATTATGGCTGGTCTCAGCACCTATCTGGTTTGGCTGCTGCCCGAAACTG AACGCAATTCGCGACGCGTGGGACTGGAACTGGTATTTTGGCTCATATTAAAGATAGGCAACTCCGCATCGATTGCAGTGCTGACCACTTGCACCAGTGAAATTGTGTCCAAGGAAAAGCGAGTGCTCCTTATGCTTTCTGTGATCTCATTTAGCCGAGTGTGCCTGGTCTTCTGCCCCCTTCTGAGCTGTCTCACTGTCATCCACCACCTGGTCCCCATCACCATCCTGGCCACCATGGGCTGGGTTTACGGCTTGGCCCTGCGCCGCCTCAACCGCTATTACTGGAACACGGAGCAGCCGCAGATCAGTCAGGTGCCCACGCCCAACACCTATCGTCGCCAGTCGGCCATCATCCTGCGCCGCTGCAGCACCTTGAGTTCGGATTGCAGTGCCTATAGCAATGAGCTTCTCAGCAACTTTGAGCGGAACATGGCAGTTAGCATAGCCGATATATGGCACATCAATTTCCATCCCTCCAGTGAAATCGAATTGGCAGTGGATCGGAATGGTGGGGAAGCTCACAGAGCGCACAGCTCGGAAACCATTTGA